The genomic interval TGTCCaagtataaaacaacaacaacaaatcatgGTGTCATTGTCTGGGGTCCAGACCATCCCAAGAGAAGAATACTGGTGGTGGACACAGTTACTCACAGAATCAATGAATTAGCAGCTTCAGGATGAGCGTGCTTTATGTAAAACCCCTCACCAAGGACAGAGAATTGACTCCATCCAAACTGCCTCTGCAGTATAAGCAGAAACAGATTTCAAATCCCATGTCTGCTTCTCTCCTCGATTCTTAGAGTGGAGTTGTTCTCCTCCTTCTGTACCCCTGTCCTCCTCCCTGACAGGCAAGGGAAGACATTATCCCCATTTGGTGGGGGCCGTTCTCCGGTTCGTAAGGCAAAGGCTGCCCTAGCGACAAGGGCACCAGTGTTGAGAAGCTGCTGTTCTTCCGGAATGGTGTGTCCAGTGTCCTGATGTTACTGACACCCTGGAGGAATGCCAAGATCAGGAGAGATGCCACCCTTCCCCAAGCCAGAACATCAGAGCCTCTCCTTCACCCCAGTACCTAGTCACCCCTACACACCGGTAGCCGTCCTGCTTGCTGAATCCAGAAGGTTTCGGGCTGCTCCTGGCGGTAATCATGAGGCTGTGAGGGAAGAGATACTGAGTAACCCTGGCCTTTGGTGCTCTCTAAACTTCTGGGCTTGCTGCTTTCCCACTCctgggcagaggcagagctgtGTAAGATGGGCAGGTTGGGTTCTCACCTTTGTTGGGGCAGGAGGCCCTGCTCGGACCAGCTCCACTTTGTAGTCATGGTGCGTTACCGACTCGGTCTCAAAGCGCTCCCTTGCAGGCTCCTGCTCTGCCTGCACCTTTTTACTATGTAGCCACGGGAGAGGTCAAGaccattcccagtttctctcctcccattcccccttcccAGGCTCTCACCAGATCTGGTGGTGCAGGAGCATCTCCAGCATGGCTTCACGCTTCCCTgtgggaggacagaagaggaatCTAGTCAGGAAGCAGCTTCAGAAGTGAGTTGAGAAAAGAAGGGGAATCTTGGGGTTTGCCCTTAGAGCCACCAAACAATCCACAATCCCACCAGGaagtcctctctcccttttctgtcttcctgggCTCTTTCAGGTCCCCTGTCTCTCATGTTTCACACCTCGAAGTGGTTGACAGGCGTGCCTTGGGAGCTGGTATGAGTCTTTCTGGGTGGTGCTTGAAGACATGGGCGACTGAGGCTGCATGGTCAGCAGACCTTGGTGTCCGTGTCGGAAGAAGTAACTCTCAGAGCCATCTTGCAATGGTGGGATTTGATCCAGCTGGTTGGTGGCTCTCTGTGGACCCCATTCAGTAACTATGAGTTCCCTTCTCATACTGACCCTCATCGCAAACTATTAGCTTCCCTAGGAAACCGGGGTAGACCTTTAGGAAGAGAGAATAGACCAAACCCTTCATACCTCTTCCTCCCAGTTGTAGAGGAGACACTGGCCACGTGGCCGTGTTTTACAGAGAATTTCCTGAGGTTCAACCTCTGCAGGTTCACATGGTTCACACGGTTCACATGGTTCACACGGTTCACATGGTTCACACGGTTCACATGGTTCACACGGTTCACATGGTTCACACCGTTCACATGGTTCACACCGTTCACATGGTTCACACGGTTCACATGGTTCACACGGTTCACATGGTTCACATGGTTCACATGGCCCAGGTTCTGGAGGTTTACGTGGCCCTCTTACTCCAGGTTCTGAGACTTGTAGAGGTTCCCAGGTGTGTTGTGGCTTCCAGTGTAAGTGCTGACACAATGCATTATAATTAGGGATCAGATCTGTTGGGATGGACCTGAAACCTTGAGGAATGTGGGTGAGGAACTTAGGACCGGGTCCAGCGACAACAGGTTCAGgtccagaggcagaagaatcaggcCCAGAGGCAGAACGAGGTCCAGAGGCAGAACCAGGTCCAGAGGCAGAACCAGGTCCAGAGACAAGACTAGGTCCAGAGGCAGGAACAGGCCCAGAGGTGGGACCGGAGCCCTGGCTAGGctcagagccagagccagagccagagccatgAACAGAGCTATGACAAGGATAAGAAGAGGCAGGACCGGGGCTTGAGTCGAGGTCTGCAGTATTACGGGGATTCTGAGGAATACAAGAAACATAGAAAGGCTGAAAGCAAAACCCGTGGCCTCTCTGATGGGATGCAGGGCAGGGTGCCTCGTAAAGACTGTCAGAGGAGGGCTCTGTAAGCACAGAATACTGCACAGGAACCCCTGCACATACTACAGGCCGGCCAGTAGGGCTACTATCGGAAGAAGGAATGGGTTCTGAAATGGTCTCCAGTCCTTCAGAGCTGGGCTGTGCGTCACAAGATCTGAAAGAAACGAATACACCAAGGTTGTCAGAACTGCTACAAACTTAGTCCGTCGACCTCCCTTGTTCTCCAAGGCTCTTACCGCGACAACGATCCCTCAGAAGACTCGGTTGTCTCCATTTTCAGACTCCAACTACCGGGTTGCCATAGAGACGGCAAACAACTCCAGGAGACTGCGCACAACTAGAGCTGGGCGGACCCGAGGGTGGCAGGTAGGAGAGATATAAACAAACGCTCTCTAGGGGCGGAAGTCTTAGACTTGGTGCTCTCCAATAGTCCTGGCTCCAATCTACCTCACCTGGGCTTTTAAGGTTCCACTAATCTGAACTCTTACCTCCTTGCTCAACTTGATTAGTTCTGACTAAGGTGACTATGGGATGCATTGGAGAAAAGCCAGGTTCATCAGTTTGAACTCCCGTTTGGTCCATTTCCTAAGATGGAAGAgcagggttttttgttggtttgtttgtttttatttttaagtttaaggATGAAAATATATGACACAGGATCTGAGAACGCAGCTCATTGATTGGTAGGAGTGCTTGCTCAGCATACctaaggttctgggttcaatccttatCACACATAGAGAAGCAGATAAAAGCAAAATGGAAGGGAATATGGTACAATAGACATGTCTCTGTCTAGGCATCCAGACAGGTTTCCACTCTTATTCTTTTCTAGTAGTAGTTTGACCTATAATGGACCATTAGACATTAGCAGATCTTCACCATATAGTCCTTTAACCACTGACTGGGTCTTAGGATCTTTTATTCTGACCATGGTTAAGAGAACTCATAGCCCTGaatcaactttctttctttctttctttctttctttctttctttctttctttctttctttttttgtataaatGTGTTACATATTTAAGACAGGAATACAAAATTGAGGGAGAACAAGTTTATTAACACCCCAGGATTCCTTTTCCCATTCTCCATCCAAGCATCCAGGCCTGTGGTCCTTGGCCAGCTGGCAGGCTTAGCCAGGTGGCCACTGCAGCTGTCGACCTCCAAGTACGTGAATGTGCAGGTGATACACAGATTGTGCACCCATCTTGCCATCATTCACCACTGAAACAGAGCTTGAGGTTAGAGATCAGGATCACGGGAGaggtcaaaaaaagaaagagcacatCAAGTACATAATGGGGATTCACGGAGAAAAGCCACTTACCAAGGCGATACCCATCTTTCAGACCCTCGGCCTGGGCTACCTTCTTGGCTACTAGGAGCAAGTGTCCTAGAAGCTAAGGGGAGAGGGCAGAGGTGGCTCTCAGCATAGGAGCCAAACCTCTATCTTAATCCAGGGCTCCTCCCAGATAAGCCCCTGACCCTGTTCTCCTCACCTGCTGGTCGTCTTCCTCAGCCTGGCTGATTCGAGGAATGGGCTTCCTAGGAATGACCAGAAAGTGCACAGGAGCCTGAGGGGCTACATCACGGAACACTAGGCACTGGGAACAGTGACAGGTGAGAGACTGGTGTTACTTTATTAGGCCACCAGGTGCCACTGCACCCATGACATTCACAAGAGGGTTGGCCCCTAAGGGGACCCCCACCTGCTGATCTTCATATAGAATGTCAGCTGGGAGGCTTCGGTCCAAAATCCGGGAGAAGATGGTTGGCGATGCTCCTCCAGGAGCTGCTTTCTGGGCCTTGGCCACTTCACTCCCGTTGGACACACCTGCATTTCCTCGGACCTGAGGGGTGGGCCAGATGACCCCAAGGGAGAGAGCTGGCAGTAATTTTCCCACAAACTTGGTTGGGGTTGGAAGATGCTGGGCTCTGAGTGTTACTAATGTTATTCTAAGGACCTATGAGTGCTTTCACTCCAAGGAAAAAGTCCTGATTTAAGAGTCTGGAGGGTGGGCTAGGTGATGGTGGATCTGGTTAGAGAACACGAGGTGGTTCCTACGTAGAATTTAGGAGTGCAAACGATTCCTGTAACGGCGTCTAAGAAATCTAGCACCACACAGGTAAAAAGCCTCAGAATGGTAGTTTCAAGAGTGAGGTCTCCATCTAGGTGTGGAGCTgtatgtctgtaattccagcacccaggatggggaggcaggaggatcagctaCATAGAAACTCTAGGCTGGTGTGGGATACATAAGACACTGTCCCCTGAAGCAAGCAAGACAACACTGAGGCCTCACTGTCTATGCTAGCCTTGAATACATCAGAAGAATGCCCCTGACAACTTCAAAGCATGGTTTGAATCCCATCCTAAGAGGGTTGAAGCTCTTtactgttttttggtttttgttttaacgTATTTCTACTATGTGTCTTCTGATCTTTAAGCCTCGTTACTTGATTTAATGTATTTTTCCAGACGCTGCCTGATCTTTCATTTGGGTGTCAAATCTGATATCCTACTGTGCAGCCTTCCTGTCATTGTTGCTATGCAGGCCAAGCTGGCAAAGTCCTGGTAATtctgctgcctcagtctcccaaatgccgGGGTtataggaatgtgccaccacGCTTGGCTTCTACACTGGATTTTTAATTCCAGTCATGTGAGTCAGCGGAGTTACATAAGAGTTCAGCTACATGAACTAGTTGTCCCAGAGGGGATAGGAGGTAGGAACGTCCCAGTTTCCCACCGGTTCAGAGGGCTGGAGTCAGTTACACTGAAGTGGGGTAAATTAAATCGTTGCTGCGTGTGGTGGTGTATGGAAGATGAAGGAGCAAAACTGGTGCACATTATAGGGCCAGAGATTCGAGGATGACAGTTGGCTAGCTCCCAGAAGGGAGCACTCACTTCCTGCAAGGAGCATGTCTGAGGCAACCTAGAGCAGGCTCCCGGACAATAGCACCCGCTCCACCTCAACTGAGACGCCCCAGTTGTTCCCGGAAGCGGTCGCAGGCAGTCAGGCCTGCCCGTAGAGTCTCTGAATTTGACCCTTGGTAGAGGCAGTGGCTCCGCGGGGATGAGTGCCACGCGTGCCGGTGCCAGTGCCTTCAAGACCCCTCGTCCCTCTGGCTGCTTCTCACCTGCGCCCCCCGGGACCCCACCGCTGCCAGGGTTCTGTGCGCAGCGCGCAAACCCACAGCCAGCAGCACAGCAGCAGCCATCTTCCCAAGAGTGTCGCCTGGAGGCGCAGCACCATTGGCCGTGGCCGGCTGGGGGGCGGGTCCCGTTGTGCATCTCATTGGCTGCTTCTGCGAACGCAGGGCCAATTTTTGTTTGGTAGCGTGAAAATTCTTTTTCCATTGGGTCCCTACGCAGTTTCACTCTGAGATAGGTTCCCTTCCATTGGAAGGAAGGACTAAACCTGGGGGTGGGATATTTTCCTAAAGGGCTCAGGTTCACCACCTTGACCATAGGTTGTGGTTCCTGAGCGGGTGGGACTTGCTCGTTCTCGGCCTGTCCTTTTTTAGCTCTGGCCCCGACTGGGGGAAGAGGGCGGGGCCTCGCCACCTGCTGTACAAAAGGCTAAAAGTAGTGCAGACCCGACTCCGCATTGGACAGGAGGGTTCTGAGGATATTCTGTGTTTATTGGCTCCCGAAGTCACATGGGCGGGGCTCAAGGTGAAATGGAACCTGGTGTTTTTAATCTGTAGGTTAGTTACCTGGTCTTTTCTTAACAATTTCAGCTTTTGAACCACTCCAAAGATttaaaacatattgtatgaaaatagcttttaaaaagagGTCAATTTATGTTCTTGATCCCACTTACATCAGTTTTcagagcattttcttttccttaaatggGTGAGGATGTATGCTATActatgcattatttttaaaaaatatttattttatgtatgagtacactgtagctgtcttcagacacaccataagagtgcatcggaccccattacagagggttgtgagccaccacgtggttgctgggaattgaactcaggacctctggaagagcagttagtgctctacctgctgagccatctctccagctccctaatGCATTATTCTTTACTCCACTTCGTAAGTGGTCTGTGGTGCTGTTATCTCTGTGCCCAGCATTTCCAGTGAGGCGTttgattgtatatattttatttacaaaaattgtgtgtgtgcctgcctacCTGTAGGTTATGTGCATATGGATGCTATAAGGCATCCTGGAGTTGGATTACAGGTTGTTGCAagccacctgatgtaggtgctggtaGCTGAATTCCAGTGCTTTCCAAGTTCAGTGTATGTCCTttactgcttagccatctctccagaccttaaagatttgtatgtatatgtgtgagtgtatgtgcaagCCCATGtgggtgcccatagaggccagaggggGTACTAGAGATTATGTAGAGCTGGAATCTACACACAGTTGGTGTGAGCCTCCAGATGTGAACCAAGTTttagtcctctacaagagtagcaagcactcaagcactgaaccatctccccattTCTGCTTCATGTTTTGATATAACACAGTGTTTCCCttgagcagcagaggcaggaggatcactcatgacttccagtccagcctgggctacatggcaagatgCAAGACTCAGTCTCAGAAAGCATTAGTatctccccccccaaccccccaataCTCACCACCTGGTGAGTTTTGGTCTGGCGCAATAATGTAAGTTACTATTGTATCTTTagaggctgttttgtttttgcacatGGCCCGATACATAAATGTTCAATAGTAGTTTGTTTAGTATTTGGTGTTTGACTGTTCTGAAGCTTTTTATATGTAGTAATAAGTGGCATGCTTCTTGTTATGTTTATACACTTTGCAATATATTAGGTCCCCAGTGACCTAATCATAGTAACACTTGTATTAACTGAGTTAGTTTTATATGATTATCACAGCACATACAACCAATGTTGAGAAACTTCTGGTGTTAGCACAATCTCTTTAACATAGCTATAGTATTAGAAACCCTTCCTTCTTCAGAGGGTTGATATGTGATCATATGATTTTTGCCCTGGGGTCCTAGCAATCTAGGCTGCATCCCTTCCGTTGCAAAGACAAATGACCTTTCTAAATCCAAGGAAATGTAGCATCACCTTGCCCTTGAGCTCTAGAGGTGAGACTTGAaagctgcccccacccccaagaagGGCAGGAGATAAGTGGGTCTGGGATGAGAAGAGGGTGGAGATCTGATGAGGGCTAAGCTCCAGAGCTGgatatttctttcagttttgacACAGAGCAGGCAACACAGGttatttgttttatagatctGGCAAAGAGGGAACCTAGCATCACAAAGCCCACCTACATCAGTCTGTCCTATGGCCATAAAATCACCTATGGAGTTCTGCCACTCCCTGACCTTCACGATTTTGACCCTGACTCAAATCTGACCCTGGTGTGGACTCCTTATTCCAAACACTGCCATCACTTGCAGCTGCTGTCTGCAATCTGCAATGCTCTGCGGGCCCTGTGCTGCAGGGCATGCCACACACCTGCTCCTGGACCTCAAACAAGATTCCAAATCCCTTTGATGGCACCCATCACCTGGCAGTCATTCCCTGGCATTGCTTTTCTCCATTTGAGACATCTTCTCCCTTCACTTCCTCAGTCCCACATCttttgccttcttttcctcaCTATCCTGACAGCATCCTACCTACACCTACCAATTTAAACACTTTCCCTCTCATCTCTAACCAGATTCTCACTTCCAACCACACAAATCCTAGACTCCGAGCTTGTCCCCTTTCCTCCAATCCATTCCAATCCCCTCCATTAGCCTTCCCCACCGCTCACCTTTCTTGTTCAGTCTCCCACTGTCCACTAGTCCACTAGTTCCCTTTCCCAGGGAATGCAGATGTCATCAGAAGGGAACACCTACTTCCTGCAGCTCACACTTCCTTCTGTGTTTTAATAAGAAATGAAGTGTCTCTTCGTCAGCGCATGTGCTGTCACCTCCGCCTTAACCCCATCCTCTTTCTTCCACACCTGAGATCTTGTCTCACCAagcatctcttctctcttctgcattCTTCAGGATCCTTTTGCATATGGCCTCTTCCCCTGTTCCTTCTTAAGTCGCCACCTTGACCTACAGCCTGCTTTGGGTGttgtctgatttctttcctttactttttaCCCAACCTCTTTAGAGAGACTCCTCCAAATTCATGAATATTTTGTGTTTCCCTCCACCATGGCAGTGTGAAACCATTGCCCAAAGTCTCCAAAGGCCTACTAATTTCAATGTCTTTGCCTTATGGAACCCCAGCTACAACACAAACCACTGCCTAGTCTATTCTTCATTCTCCTTTTGGCTCTCTTGAAGCCAGTCTCCTGGTGTCAAGACCAGGCGCTTGAATGTAGCCATGATAGAGGAAGATGGCCGGAGTCAGCCTTCATTGGGCTTGGTGCTGTCTCTTGCCAGTAGTTACAGCTGACTGTAAACTGAGTCTTGGCGCTACCTGTTGCATATACAGCCAGGTCAGATTCTATTGGCTTCCACTTTATTGTTGATCTTTACCAGGCTCAGAAAGGCCTGTGCCAGTTCTTGACGGTGTTTGTTCCTGGAGGAGGGAAAAGCAGAGGTGAAAGGTCAGGTGTGGGGGTCAGATGTAGCATTAGGATGGAGGTCATTTGGGCCAGGGAGTACAAGGGATCTAGGGTGGGAACTGGGGTGGCCAGAGACACCCTGCATCTGGAGGGCCTCAAGGTAGAGTTGATGAGGATAACATCTTGAAGGGTAGGCATCTCTGCAAAAGGCACATAGTCTGCTCCTGGGGGTAGAAAGCAGTACAGACGTGGAATGTGGAGTAGGCTGGGGACACAAGACCTGGagaggatgggaagagagggTGGGGGTGCCTTTCTGCCTGGTCTTCTGCTTACAGATGTTGGTGTGGTCCCCTGTCCCATGTTGTTCCCTCACCATAAGGTTTCTTTCCTCTTCGCCTGGTCTCCTCAGTCTCAAAGAACGTCTCGTGTTCCTCCCAGCGCCGGTCGCAGGCCGCACAGAGGAAATTAGACTCAAAAGAGGGGCAGAAACAGCCTAGGGTAAAAGAACACCCAAGAGGAATATAAGGATTTATGGCACCTCACCTCTTCCTTACCACACACCTGTCTTCACCCCATACCCCTTTTCCCCACCCAAACACCCCTTTGCATTAGAGTTACCACGGTGCCTGCAGGGATGAGCTCCGGTGGCTGCATGTTCTTCGTGAGTGTGTTTACAGCGACATTGGGCCCTCCAGGCCTTGGGGTCGAAGGTGGCCCGTTTCTTGAGCCAGAACTCACCCACCTCCTCTGGGCGTGAtgggataaaacaaaacatgaggcACCTGCACTGGCT from Mastomys coucha isolate ucsf_1 unplaced genomic scaffold, UCSF_Mcou_1 pScaffold18, whole genome shotgun sequence carries:
- the Spag8 gene encoding sperm-associated antigen 8, which encodes METTESSEGSLSRSCDAQPSSEGLETISEPIPSSDSSPTGRPVVCAGVPVQYSVLTEPSSDSLYEAPCPASHQRGHGFCFQPFYVSCIPQNPRNTADLDSSPGPASSYPCHSSVHGSGSGSGSEPSQGSGPTSGPVPASGPSLVSGPGSASGPGSASGPRSASGPDSSASGPEPVVAGPGPKFLTHIPQGFRSIPTDLIPNYNALCQHLHWKPQHTWEPLQVSEPGVRGPRKPPEPGPCEPCEPCEPCEPCEPCEPCERCEPCERCEPCEPCEPCEPCEPCEPCEPCEPCEPCEPAEVEPQEILCKTRPRGQCLLYNWEEERATNQLDQIPPLQDGSESYFFRHGHQGLLTMQPQSPMSSSTTQKDSYQLPRHACQPLRGKREAMLEMLLHHQICKKVQAEQEPARERFETESVTHHDYKVELVRAGPPAPTKPHDYRQEQPETFWIQQAGRLPGVSNIRTLDTPFRKNSSFSTLVPLSLGQPLPYEPENGPHQMGIMSSLACQGGGQGYRRRRTTPL
- the Hint2 gene encoding histidine triad nucleotide-binding protein 2, mitochondrial, with translation MRCTTGPAPQPATANGAAPPGDTLGKMAAAVLLAVGLRAAHRTLAAVGSRGAQVRGNAGVSNGSEVAKAQKAAPGGASPTIFSRILDRSLPADILYEDQQCLVFRDVAPQAPVHFLVIPRKPIPRISQAEEDDQQLLGHLLLVAKKVAQAEGLKDGYRLVVNDGKMGAQSVYHLHIHVLGGRQLQWPPG